The following coding sequences are from one Triticum aestivum cultivar Chinese Spring chromosome 5A, IWGSC CS RefSeq v2.1, whole genome shotgun sequence window:
- the LOC123102292 gene encoding protein NRT1/ PTR FAMILY 4.6 isoform X1, protein MALGVFVNWRGNTINKEVHGGVRAAWFLYVLTVVTNVVIVPNLLNMVTYLHGTMHMGVSGSVTTAANFFGATSGFAMIGAFLSDSYITRARTMLLIGPFMFLGYGLLALQAYLPSLHPPPCNTEAELNNCKQVHGKNAALLYVGLYLSAVGDGCIRACLPSLGADQFDHEDPKESHQQSSFFNWYTFGISFGGFVGLILIVWLQDYKGWDVALGLCAVIVLLGLLVVAAGLPFYRNQVPQGSPLTRILQVLVVAFRNRKTEVGEGLEEAHEMSIEVGTGYIGSLSQTNSLKFLDKACINRGKKGDWSVCSVTKVEETKIVLRFLPIFISSVIGYISNIILFTFTVQQGGLTNTRLGKIHVSPATLFVIPITFQMVMLAIYDQFIVPFLRRRTGYSGGITHLQRIGIGFASMILACVIAAVVEKKRKESAVQMSLFWLAPQFFLLGVSDVTSFTGLLEFFNSEAPRGMKSIGTALFWCDLGLASLMATFLVDAVNGATRHGHRVGWLEGTSLNTSHLDWFYWVVAVVGLLGFFNYLYWANKYVYQNNQRVANVAPTVDQDSP, encoded by the exons ATGGCACTTGGAGTCTTTGTGAATTGGAGGGGAAACACCATCAACAAAGAGGTGCATGGCGGAGTCAGAGCAGCATGGTTTTTGTATG TCCTGACTGTGGTAACAAACGTGGTTATTGTCCCAAACTTGTTGAATATGGTTACTTATCTCCACGGAACAATGCATATGGGGGTTTCGGGCTCGGTGACTACAGCTGCTAATTTTTTTGGCGCCACATCCGGGTTTGCAATGATTGGAGCTTTCCTCTCTGACTCCTACATCACTCGGGCCCGAACCATGCTCCTCATTGGTCCATTTATGTTTCTG GGATACGGATTGCTCGCACTGCAAGCCTACCTACCCTCCCTCCATCCACCCCCTTGCAATACTGAAGCAGAGCTAAACAATTGCAAACAAGTCCATGGCAAGAACGCTGCCTTATTGTACGTAGGCTTGTATCTGAGTGCAGTTGGTGATGGTTGTATACGGGCTTGCTTGCCGTCCCTTGGAGCAGACCAATTTGACCATGAGGATCCCAAAGAGTCCCACCAGCAGTCCAGCTTCTTTAACTGGTATACCTTCGGAATCTCTTTTGGAGGCTTCGTAGGGCTGATTCTCATAGTGTGGCTCCAAGACTACAAAGGGTGGGATGTCGCACTAGGGTTGTGTGCCGTCATAGTTCTGCTCGGATTGCTCGTAGTTGCTGCTGGTCTCCCTTTCTACCGCAATCAAGTACCACAAGGAAGTCCTCTGACTCGAATACTGCAG GTTCTTGTGGTTGCATTCCGCAACAGGAAGACTGAAGTTGGTGAGGGGCTAGAAGAAGCGCATGAAATGAGTATTGAGGTGGGGACAGGTTACATTGGCTCACTCTCTCAAACAAATAGTCTGAA ATTTCTCGATAAAGCTTGCATCAACCGTGGCAAAAAGGGAGACTGGTCAGTCTGCAGTGTGACCAAGGTGGAGGAGACCAAGATTGTACTCCGCTTTcttcccatcttcatcagctccgTGATTGGATACATATCCAACATCATCCTATTCACATTCACCGTGCAGCAAGGCGGCTTGACCAACACAAGGCTCGGCAAGATCCACGTTTCCCCGGCGACACTCTTCGTCATCCCCATCACATTCCAGATGGTGATGCTTGCAATCTATGATCAGTTCATCGTGCCATTCTTGCGAAGGCGCACGGGCTACAGCGGCGGCATCACTCACTTGCAGCGCATCGGCATAGGCTTTGCCTCCATGATACTTGCCTGCGTCATCGCGGCGGTCGtcgagaaaaagagaaaggaatctGCGGTGCAGATGTCCCTTTTCTGGCTAGCACCTCAGTTCTTCCTGCTCGGCGTCTCAGACGTGACATCGTTCACTGGCCTCCTTGAGTTCTTCAACAGTGAAGCGCCACGGGGTATGAAGTCGATCGGCACGGCGTTGTTCTGGTGTGATCTCGGGCTCGCGTCGTTGATGGCCACGTTCCTGGTGGATGCAGTGAACGGGGCGACAAGGCATGGTCACCGGGTAGGCTGGCTCGAGGGCACAAGCTTGAACACTAGTCATCTTGACTGGTTCTACTGGGTTGTGGCTGTTGTCGGATTGCTCGGCTTCTTCAACTATCTGTACTGGGCCAACAAGTATGTGTACCAGAACAATCAACGCGTTGCTAACGTTGCGCCAACGGTTGATCAGGATTCGCCTTGA
- the LOC123102292 gene encoding protein NRT1/ PTR FAMILY 4.6 isoform X2, with product MALGVFVNWRGNTINKEVHGGVRAAWFLYVLTVVTNVVIVPNLLNMVTYLHGTMHMGVSGSVTTAANFFGATSGFAMIGAFLSDSYITRARTMLLIGPFMFLGYGLLALQAYLPSLHPPPCNTEAELNNCKQVHGKNAALLYVGLYLSAVGDGCIRACLPSLGADQFDHEDPKESHQQSSFFNWYTFGISFGGFVGLILIVWLQDYKGWDVALGLCAVIVLLGLLVVAAGLPFYRNQVPQGSPLTRILQVLVVAFRNRKTEVGEGLEEAHEMSIEVGTGYIGSLSQTNSLKFLDKACINRGKKGDWSVCSVTKQGGLTNTRLGKIHVSPATLFVIPITFQMVMLAIYDQFIVPFLRRRTGYSGGITHLQRIGIGFASMILACVIAAVVEKKRKESAVQMSLFWLAPQFFLLGVSDVTSFTGLLEFFNSEAPRGMKSIGTALFWCDLGLASLMATFLVDAVNGATRHGHRVGWLEGTSLNTSHLDWFYWVVAVVGLLGFFNYLYWANKYVYQNNQRVANVAPTVDQDSP from the exons ATGGCACTTGGAGTCTTTGTGAATTGGAGGGGAAACACCATCAACAAAGAGGTGCATGGCGGAGTCAGAGCAGCATGGTTTTTGTATG TCCTGACTGTGGTAACAAACGTGGTTATTGTCCCAAACTTGTTGAATATGGTTACTTATCTCCACGGAACAATGCATATGGGGGTTTCGGGCTCGGTGACTACAGCTGCTAATTTTTTTGGCGCCACATCCGGGTTTGCAATGATTGGAGCTTTCCTCTCTGACTCCTACATCACTCGGGCCCGAACCATGCTCCTCATTGGTCCATTTATGTTTCTG GGATACGGATTGCTCGCACTGCAAGCCTACCTACCCTCCCTCCATCCACCCCCTTGCAATACTGAAGCAGAGCTAAACAATTGCAAACAAGTCCATGGCAAGAACGCTGCCTTATTGTACGTAGGCTTGTATCTGAGTGCAGTTGGTGATGGTTGTATACGGGCTTGCTTGCCGTCCCTTGGAGCAGACCAATTTGACCATGAGGATCCCAAAGAGTCCCACCAGCAGTCCAGCTTCTTTAACTGGTATACCTTCGGAATCTCTTTTGGAGGCTTCGTAGGGCTGATTCTCATAGTGTGGCTCCAAGACTACAAAGGGTGGGATGTCGCACTAGGGTTGTGTGCCGTCATAGTTCTGCTCGGATTGCTCGTAGTTGCTGCTGGTCTCCCTTTCTACCGCAATCAAGTACCACAAGGAAGTCCTCTGACTCGAATACTGCAG GTTCTTGTGGTTGCATTCCGCAACAGGAAGACTGAAGTTGGTGAGGGGCTAGAAGAAGCGCATGAAATGAGTATTGAGGTGGGGACAGGTTACATTGGCTCACTCTCTCAAACAAATAGTCTGAA ATTTCTCGATAAAGCTTGCATCAACCGTGGCAAAAAGGGAGACTGGTCAGTCTGCAGTGTGACCAAG CAAGGCGGCTTGACCAACACAAGGCTCGGCAAGATCCACGTTTCCCCGGCGACACTCTTCGTCATCCCCATCACATTCCAGATGGTGATGCTTGCAATCTATGATCAGTTCATCGTGCCATTCTTGCGAAGGCGCACGGGCTACAGCGGCGGCATCACTCACTTGCAGCGCATCGGCATAGGCTTTGCCTCCATGATACTTGCCTGCGTCATCGCGGCGGTCGtcgagaaaaagagaaaggaatctGCGGTGCAGATGTCCCTTTTCTGGCTAGCACCTCAGTTCTTCCTGCTCGGCGTCTCAGACGTGACATCGTTCACTGGCCTCCTTGAGTTCTTCAACAGTGAAGCGCCACGGGGTATGAAGTCGATCGGCACGGCGTTGTTCTGGTGTGATCTCGGGCTCGCGTCGTTGATGGCCACGTTCCTGGTGGATGCAGTGAACGGGGCGACAAGGCATGGTCACCGGGTAGGCTGGCTCGAGGGCACAAGCTTGAACACTAGTCATCTTGACTGGTTCTACTGGGTTGTGGCTGTTGTCGGATTGCTCGGCTTCTTCAACTATCTGTACTGGGCCAACAAGTATGTGTACCAGAACAATCAACGCGTTGCTAACGTTGCGCCAACGGTTGATCAGGATTCGCCTTGA